One part of the Bacillota bacterium genome encodes these proteins:
- a CDS encoding YlbF family regulator, with protein sequence MSVIQKAQELGYALLECEETTILRAAEINLDQDPEAQALIRDFQKQQQKIQKLQEAGIEVSEDDWQKFGEVQEKMKENKALQAYFSAQKNFQKILQQVNAIINQILSGGSCSPSACSECQSPDCM encoded by the coding sequence TTGTCAGTAATTCAGAAGGCTCAGGAATTAGGATATGCGCTTTTGGAGTGCGAAGAAACAACGATTTTGCGGGCGGCGGAAATAAACCTCGATCAGGATCCCGAAGCCCAGGCTTTAATCAGGGATTTTCAAAAACAGCAGCAAAAAATTCAAAAATTACAGGAAGCAGGAATTGAAGTAAGCGAAGATGACTGGCAGAAATTCGGCGAGGTACAGGAAAAAATGAAAGAAAATAAAGCACTTCAAGCTTATTTTTCGGCCCAGAAAAATTTCCAAAAAATTTTACAGCAGGTGAACGCAATTATCAACCAGATCCTTTCTGGAGGCTCCTGTTCTCCATCGGCCTGTTCCGAATGCCAGAGCCCAGACTGCATGTAA
- a CDS encoding hydantoinase/oxoprolinase family protein produces the protein MIIGIDVGGTYTDAVLLKQEQVLEKIKTPTIPDDLLTSLLKALEPLLKAAKNNQIDRIVFSTTLITNLIATGNIDPVALVLIPGPGLNPNTYNFNIPDTFILSGAIDYRGREIEPLKEKEIKECLEAVRARGIKRVAIVGKFSQRNKNHEEAVASYFKQHAPEIQTVMGHQVSGRLNFPRRVVTSLLTLATQNRFQEFYSQIQKVLAQRGITAPIYILKADGGTLPFAQAFLKPVETIFSGPAASTLGVLALTPSGQTSVVLDIGGTTTDLALILSGKPLLASRGARINNHLTHVRAFATKSVALGGDSVVQVGPDSSLEILPQRAGAAYCLGGPQPTPTDAMRVAGLITIGDEKRAREAMNKLGSKLKLPAEQTAALIIELMVKRIAREINEMFLAWEEEPAYRIWELLQKQKIRPQNVVGIGASAPAILPLLGKEMGCRALVPPYAEVANAIGAALAKVTLRLTFHFDTERNFYFIEETGVQEKLGVKGQLSLADAEEMAFKWLRQEGEKLGIPPGEEPELVYSEMFNMVRGWTTTGRLYDICVQFPPGILEDWLERREQNA, from the coding sequence ATGATAATTGGCATCGATGTAGGTGGCACCTATACAGATGCTGTGCTGCTCAAACAGGAACAAGTCCTGGAAAAAATCAAAACCCCTACAATACCGGACGACCTTTTGACTTCTTTACTGAAAGCACTGGAACCCCTTCTCAAGGCTGCAAAAAACAATCAAATTGATCGAATCGTTTTCAGCACCACCTTAATCACCAACTTAATTGCAACAGGAAATATCGATCCGGTTGCCCTGGTTTTGATCCCGGGGCCGGGCCTGAACCCAAATACGTATAATTTTAATATTCCGGACACTTTTATCCTGTCGGGAGCAATTGACTACCGCGGCCGCGAGATCGAACCCCTTAAAGAGAAAGAAATAAAAGAATGCCTTGAGGCCGTCAGAGCGCGGGGCATCAAGCGCGTGGCTATCGTGGGAAAGTTTTCGCAACGAAACAAAAACCACGAAGAGGCAGTTGCTTCTTATTTTAAGCAGCATGCACCTGAGATTCAAACCGTGATGGGACACCAGGTTTCCGGGCGCCTGAACTTCCCGCGCCGTGTGGTAACCTCCCTCCTCACACTTGCAACGCAAAACAGGTTTCAGGAATTCTACTCTCAGATCCAAAAAGTTCTGGCGCAACGGGGAATTACGGCCCCGATTTATATTTTGAAAGCAGATGGAGGAACCCTGCCCTTTGCTCAGGCCTTTTTGAAACCCGTTGAAACCATTTTTTCCGGCCCCGCAGCTAGCACTCTGGGGGTGCTGGCACTGACTCCCAGCGGTCAGACCTCTGTTGTTCTGGACATTGGGGGTACAACCACAGACCTTGCACTCATTTTATCAGGGAAACCACTGCTGGCTTCCCGGGGTGCCCGGATCAACAACCACCTTACACATGTGAGGGCCTTTGCAACAAAATCTGTAGCCCTGGGAGGTGACAGCGTAGTTCAGGTGGGCCCGGATTCCTCTTTGGAAATATTGCCGCAAAGAGCGGGGGCCGCATACTGCCTGGGAGGCCCCCAACCCACTCCAACAGATGCCATGCGGGTTGCAGGATTGATCACGATCGGGGACGAAAAACGCGCCCGGGAAGCAATGAACAAACTGGGAAGCAAATTAAAATTGCCAGCCGAGCAAACAGCCGCTTTAATAATCGAGCTTATGGTCAAACGCATTGCCAGGGAAATTAACGAGATGTTCCTGGCCTGGGAAGAGGAACCCGCGTACCGGATCTGGGAGCTTCTTCAAAAACAGAAAATCAGACCCCAAAATGTAGTCGGGATCGGTGCCTCAGCACCTGCAATCCTGCCCCTCTTAGGAAAAGAAATGGGATGCCGGGCGCTTGTTCCCCCCTACGCAGAGGTTGCCAATGCCATCGGTGCCGCTCTTGCAAAGGTAACCCTCCGGCTGACGTTCCATTTTGACACCGAAAGAAACTTTTATTTTATCGAAGAAACCGGAGTCCAGGAAAAACTTGGAGTCAAGGGGCAACTTTCGTTAGCCGACGCAGAAGAGATGGCCTTTAAGTGGCTTAGGCAGGAAGGGGAAAAATTGGGGATCCCACCGGGAGAAGAACCGGAACTGGTTTACAGCGAAATGTTTAATATGGTACGGGGGTGGACAACTACGGGGAGGCTTTACGATATCTGTGTCCAGTTTCCTCCCGGTATTCTAGAAGACTGGCTGGAAAGAAGGGAACAAAATGCCTGA
- the miaB gene encoding tRNA (N6-isopentenyl adenosine(37)-C2)-methylthiotransferase MiaB, with amino-acid sequence MHQERQKKFSVITWGCQMNEHDSEIMCALLENSGYQWTDSPQEADLIVLNTCSVRKSAEQKALGFLGNLKHQKKKRPGILIAVGGCMTQNPEIIEFFRNEAPYIDVLFGTRNFHQLPELIKKAEQTKSQVIELGIENKELPGLLPARYASPVKAYVTIMYGCDNFCAYCIVPYTRGREKSRPLEEIVEEVENLAKQGYLEVMLLGQNVNTYGKDLPGNVNFAALLRRLDQIPGLARIRYMTSHPRDFNDELIETIANSQKVCEHFHLPLQAGSNKILEKMNRGYTREQYLRLTEKIREVIPAASITTDLIVGFPGETPEDFQETLDLVERIQFDAAYTFMFSPRPGTPAADMKEQVPLPEKKARLSQLAKIQNQISLARNRILEGQIWEVLVEGKSKTNPDRWSGRTRTNKIVVFEGEENLRGKIVEVKIECAQTWTLLGSLIKIREKEESLPLPRIK; translated from the coding sequence GGCAAAAAAAATTCTCAGTCATTACCTGGGGTTGTCAGATGAACGAACACGACTCGGAAATCATGTGCGCCCTTTTAGAAAATAGTGGCTACCAGTGGACCGACAGTCCTCAAGAAGCCGATTTAATTGTTCTCAATACATGTTCTGTAAGAAAAAGCGCAGAGCAAAAGGCCCTGGGTTTTTTAGGCAATTTAAAGCACCAGAAGAAAAAAAGGCCGGGAATCCTGATCGCGGTGGGGGGGTGCATGACCCAGAATCCTGAAATCATCGAGTTCTTCCGCAATGAAGCTCCCTATATCGATGTGCTTTTCGGAACAAGAAACTTTCACCAACTGCCCGAACTCATCAAAAAGGCAGAGCAAACAAAATCCCAGGTAATTGAACTGGGGATTGAAAACAAGGAGTTACCCGGGCTGCTCCCGGCCCGTTATGCAAGCCCTGTAAAAGCCTATGTGACGATTATGTACGGTTGCGACAATTTCTGTGCTTACTGCATCGTTCCTTATACAAGGGGAAGGGAGAAAAGCCGCCCGCTGGAAGAAATTGTTGAAGAGGTTGAAAACCTGGCAAAGCAGGGATACCTCGAGGTTATGCTTTTAGGTCAAAATGTAAACACTTACGGCAAAGATCTTCCGGGGAATGTGAATTTTGCCGCACTCTTGCGGAGGCTCGATCAAATACCGGGGCTTGCCAGGATCCGCTACATGACCTCCCACCCCCGGGATTTTAACGACGAACTGATTGAAACAATCGCAAATTCCCAAAAAGTCTGTGAACACTTCCACCTTCCTCTCCAGGCAGGAAGCAATAAAATCCTTGAAAAGATGAACCGGGGTTATACAAGGGAGCAGTACCTCCGCCTGACCGAAAAAATACGGGAAGTAATTCCCGCTGCAAGCATTACAACAGATTTAATCGTGGGATTTCCTGGGGAGACACCGGAAGATTTCCAGGAAACGCTCGATCTCGTGGAGAGAATTCAATTTGACGCGGCTTATACTTTTATGTTTTCGCCGCGCCCCGGAACACCTGCCGCAGACATGAAAGAACAGGTTCCTCTTCCAGAAAAAAAGGCGCGTTTAAGTCAGCTTGCAAAAATCCAAAACCAGATTTCCCTGGCCCGCAACCGGATTCTGGAAGGCCAAATCTGGGAGGTTTTAGTTGAGGGGAAAAGCAAAACAAATCCTGACCGTTGGAGCGGAAGAACAAGAACCAATAAAATCGTGGTCTTCGAAGGGGAAGAAAATTTAAGAGGAAAAATTGTAGAGGTAAAAATTGAATGTGCCCAAACATGGACGCTGCTCGGCTCATTAATTAAAATCAGAGAAAAAGAGGAGTCTTTGCCTTTACCAAGAATTAAGTAG